The following coding sequences lie in one Pseudoxanthomonas sp. SE1 genomic window:
- a CDS encoding CvpA family protein: MSALDLTLLAIVGVSTLFGVMRGFISALASMVAWLLAGWVAFHYGGDAAHWLSSDGQPSASELLGGYALSFIGVMIFVGLTGWAIRHLVKSVGLSGLDRVLGLALGFARGAFVACIVLLLAAFTDLPREPEWRGSPIVPMLLPGAQWLSQWLPEWTVQELDFGNGRPAGDNARLQNLLPMPLEDTGAPQDHAPSSASPASKPE; encoded by the coding sequence GTGAGCGCCCTCGACCTGACCCTGCTGGCCATCGTCGGCGTGTCGACCCTGTTCGGCGTGATGCGAGGTTTCATCAGTGCATTGGCGTCGATGGTCGCGTGGTTGCTGGCCGGCTGGGTGGCCTTCCACTACGGCGGAGACGCGGCGCATTGGCTGTCCAGCGACGGCCAGCCCTCCGCTAGCGAACTGCTGGGCGGTTACGCGCTCAGCTTCATCGGCGTGATGATCTTCGTCGGATTGACGGGGTGGGCCATCCGCCACCTGGTCAAGTCGGTGGGGCTGTCGGGCCTGGATCGCGTGCTCGGACTGGCGCTGGGGTTCGCGCGCGGTGCTTTCGTCGCCTGCATCGTCCTGCTGCTGGCGGCCTTCACGGATCTGCCGCGCGAACCTGAATGGCGCGGCTCGCCCATCGTGCCGATGCTGCTGCCCGGCGCGCAATGGCTGTCGCAGTGGCTGCCGGAATGGACCGTGCAGGAATTGGACTTTGGCAACGGACGCCCGGCGGGCGATAATGCGCGCCTGCAAAACCTGCTCCCCATGCCGCTGGAAGACACCGGCGCACCGCAGGACCACGCCCCCTCGTCCGCCTCACCCGCGTCGAAACCGGAGTAG
- a CDS encoding SPOR domain-containing protein, giving the protein MDTALKQRLIGAVVLVALAVIFLPMLVKGPAPDSGVSDVPLDVPPAADGEFETRELPLVTPGNAPATGAVGLQGQVAAPAAEPAPATGTVQPAATAGGDFAVSFGAYATQADADAVLARVKQAKLPGFVEPATINGKPAFRVRVGPYADRPQAEAARLDAIKIRGDVNAQVVTLDVADTEPATASPAATASVASAAPTTLAVTTRTLPPEPAKPAPKPAAPEAKPVATKPAPATTPAASTPKPAEAPKPAASGTGFAVQLGAFSNAADANALRDRARGAGFSAFVEQVRTDKGTLSRVRVGPVANRADADRLKAQVASRIGVDGMVRPHP; this is encoded by the coding sequence ATGGATACTGCCCTGAAACAGCGCCTGATCGGCGCCGTCGTGCTGGTGGCGCTGGCCGTCATCTTCCTGCCCATGCTGGTGAAGGGCCCTGCGCCCGACAGCGGTGTGTCCGACGTGCCGCTGGACGTGCCGCCCGCCGCCGATGGCGAATTCGAGACGCGTGAACTGCCTCTGGTGACGCCAGGCAATGCGCCCGCAACCGGCGCCGTGGGACTGCAGGGCCAGGTTGCCGCACCTGCCGCGGAACCCGCACCGGCTACCGGCACGGTGCAGCCGGCCGCCACGGCAGGCGGCGACTTCGCCGTCAGTTTCGGCGCCTATGCCACGCAGGCCGATGCCGATGCCGTACTGGCGCGCGTGAAGCAGGCCAAGCTGCCGGGCTTCGTCGAACCGGCGACCATCAATGGCAAGCCGGCATTCCGGGTGCGCGTCGGTCCCTACGCCGACCGTCCGCAGGCCGAAGCCGCGCGACTGGACGCGATCAAGATCCGAGGCGACGTCAACGCGCAGGTCGTGACGCTGGACGTTGCCGATACCGAGCCGGCCACCGCATCGCCTGCGGCCACGGCGTCGGTCGCGTCGGCCGCCCCCACCACGCTGGCGGTTACCACCCGGACGCTGCCGCCCGAACCCGCCAAGCCCGCGCCGAAGCCGGCTGCGCCCGAAGCGAAGCCGGTGGCTACGAAACCGGCGCCTGCCACCACCCCGGCAGCGTCCACGCCCAAGCCTGCCGAGGCACCGAAACCGGCGGCCTCCGGCACCGGCTTCGCCGTGCAATTGGGCGCGTTCTCGAATGCCGCCGACGCCAATGCCTTGCGCGACCGCGCGCGCGGCGCCGGATTCAGCGCCTTCGTCGAACAGGTCCGCACCGACAAGGGCACGCTCAGCCGCGTGCGCGTCGGGCCGGTCGCCAACCGTGCCGATGCGGACCGCCTGAAGGCACAGGTGGCGTCCAGGATCGGTGTCGACGGCATGGTCCGTCCGCATCCTTGA